In Anaerolineales bacterium, a genomic segment contains:
- a CDS encoding ABC transporter permease, producing the protein MIARIAVALREGLGGAARVLIPAAILVTVLIVVIIASLGKDSGAVLSGFLNGALGSARSRADVIMLAVPMLLCASGLLLTYTAGLWNIGVEGQVTMGAIFATILARSVAAEDVSPLIVPAEILLAGVGGALWAAATAFLRVRGGVNEIFGGVALNFISINVLLWLLNGEWKSGTYPQTADFAPGALLPTLPGSRLSPGGIALALGVWLAVLLALRGTRWGLQLRAMGQNPRSAALLGVRTGRHIFLALMVCGALAGMAGAVQAIYVRGRLSPGISGGIGFMGILIVLLVNIRAGFVPFVALAFAVVPIGSLKLASALDEGIKIDAALGNTFQGALVLAVLLANGYWVRRASKRKPL; encoded by the coding sequence ATGATCGCCCGAATCGCTGTGGCATTGCGAGAAGGACTAGGCGGCGCGGCACGGGTGCTGATCCCGGCTGCTATCCTCGTCACGGTGCTGATCGTCGTGATCATCGCCTCGCTTGGCAAAGACTCTGGGGCGGTCTTGAGTGGTTTTTTGAATGGGGCGTTGGGGAGCGCCCGCAGCCGCGCCGACGTGATCATGCTTGCCGTGCCGATGCTGTTGTGTGCCAGCGGGCTGCTGCTGACCTACACAGCGGGCTTGTGGAACATCGGTGTGGAAGGGCAGGTGACGATGGGCGCGATCTTCGCCACGATCCTCGCCCGTTCGGTGGCGGCGGAGGATGTCTCGCCCCTCATTGTGCCAGCGGAAATTTTATTGGCGGGGGTGGGGGGGGCGCTGTGGGCAGCGGCGACAGCGTTTTTACGGGTGCGTGGCGGCGTGAATGAGATATTCGGTGGGGTCGCCCTCAATTTCATCAGCATCAACGTCCTGCTTTGGCTGCTGAATGGTGAATGGAAGTCAGGCACATACCCCCAGACGGCAGATTTCGCGCCGGGTGCGCTGTTGCCTACCCTGCCGGGGTCGCGCCTTAGCCCCGGCGGAATTGCTCTTGCCCTGGGGGTATGGCTGGCAGTGCTGCTCGCCTTACGGGGGACGCGCTGGGGCTTGCAGCTACGGGCGATGGGGCAAAATCCGCGTTCGGCGGCACTGCTTGGTGTGCGGACGGGGCGGCACATCTTCCTTGCCCTGATGGTCTGTGGGGCGCTGGCAGGGATGGCGGGGGCAGTACAAGCAATCTATGTCCGGGGGCGGCTTTCGCCCGGGATTTCGGGCGGGATCGGCTTCATGGGAATCTTGATTGTCTTGCTGGTGAATATCCGTGCGGGCTTTGTGCCGTTTGTCGCCCTTGCCTTTGCCGTTGTACCAATTGGCAGTTTGAAACTTGCCAGCGCCCTTGACGAGGGAATCAAGATTGACGCGGCGCTAGGGAATACCTTTCAGGGGGCGCTCGTCCTCGCCGTCTTGTTGGCAAATGGCTATTGGGTGCGGCGGGCGTCAAAGAGGAAGCCCCTATGA
- a CDS encoding CoA transferase: MVAMEKGEVHLGDFVSTYDSAVYGEMIRQTTLEELRKGGLGDLEIAEAMSRTQTRRRVRCVGRPCRPARTRENGARGGHSKGLFETAAFLMGQHMVYSAVMGEPIKPMPGRKRSWAVYEAFRTSADELVFVGITSDKHWQKFCEVFERPDLLADESLATNNQRYELYERVIADLSAMFRTLTKADCWQSANERKFSLPLSPALKSC; the protein is encoded by the coding sequence ATGGTAGCCATGGAAAAGGGCGAGGTGCATCTGGGCGATTTCGTCTCTACTTATGATTCGGCGGTGTATGGAGAGATGATTCGGCAGACGACGCTGGAGGAATTGAGAAAGGGAGGGTTAGGCGATCTAGAGATTGCAGAGGCGATGAGTCGAACACAGACTAGGCGGCGCGTTCGGTGCGTTGGGCGTCCTTGCCGCCCTGCGCGAACGAGAGAAAACGGGGCGCGGGGTGGTCATTCAAAAGGCTTGTTCGAGACAGCCGCTTTTCTCATGGGGCAGCACATGGTCTATTCTGCCGTCATGGGTGAGCCAATCAAACCCATGCCGGGGCGCAAACGCAGTTGGGCAGTCTACGAGGCGTTCCGCACCAGCGCTGACGAACTCGTGTTCGTCGGAATCACCAGTGATAAACATTGGCAGAAATTCTGTGAGGTGTTCGAGCGCCCCGATCTGTTGGCAGATGAATCCCTTGCCACGAACAACCAGCGCTACGAACTCTATGAGCGCGTCATTGCCGACCTCAGCGCCATGTTTCGCACCCTCACCAAAGCGGACTGCTGGCAAAGTGCGAACGAGCGGAAATTCTCTTTGCCCCTGTCACCCGCCCTGAAGAGTTGCTAG
- a CDS encoding DUF4258 domain-containing protein codes for MDAIMPRVRTAQRNLILWLVLVFPVGIGSLLVGAAFIPSVMFGDMFGKLTNGACLAGFAVIIPFSLGMRLYTLYREATLPNRIQQALAARQILITNHAKDRMRDRQINIEMIAAALLQPDQTKKKADGKVKSIRTVNRPYRRSLPLHVVTASPDPRQSARWLVVTAFVRGENDAEEDDED; via the coding sequence ATGGATGCCATTATGCCTCGTGTGCGAACCGCTCAACGGAATTTGATCCTGTGGTTGGTACTGGTCTTTCCGGTTGGGATAGGCTCTCTCTTGGTGGGGGCAGCATTCATCCCCTCGGTGATGTTTGGTGATATGTTTGGCAAGCTGACGAATGGCGCGTGTTTGGCGGGGTTTGCGGTGATCATCCCCTTCTCGTTAGGGATGCGCCTGTATACCCTATATCGGGAAGCAACCCTTCCCAACCGGATTCAGCAGGCGCTTGCTGCTCGGCAAATCCTGATCACCAACCATGCCAAAGATCGGATGAGAGATCGCCAGATTAACATCGAGATGATCGCCGCCGCGCTGCTTCAGCCTGACCAAACCAAGAAAAAAGCCGATGGGAAAGTCAAATCCATTCGGACGGTGAATCGCCCATACCGAAGGTCACTCCCCCTTCATGTGGTGACGGCAAGCCCTGACCCCCGCCAATCTGCCCGCTGGTTGGTCGTTACCGCCTTTGTGCGCGGTGAGAACGATGCCGAGGAGGATGACGAGGATTAG
- a CDS encoding dihydroorotase family protein → MTEPLYRYDLLIKNARVVRPRQTSVEHADIGIKNGIIHTIAPQITPTEARNVHDAKGWLAFPGLVDAHMHVGIYTLLEKDATTESKAAAMGGVTSAITYFRTGQYYLNKAGLYANFYPEVLGMSEGRYYVDYAYHLAPISRDHIGEMEYLAVHLGVPSFKIFMFYGGYGLHGRSDAQQSFLMIGEDERYNFAHFEFILREAGRLIQAYPAIAPYISVSLHCEVADILNAYTQIVQKEGKLSGLPAYSAARPPHSEALAIWIAAYLAYETNCLNINLLHLSSRKAVEAARMMAALFPHIQFRRETTIGHLLLDIDNADIKAKVNPPIRPRDDVEFLWRALLDGGIDWVVSDHACCSAELKTNPDAPADIWLAKSGFGGTEYLLSGLHSEGIKRGLSLNRMAELVSWTPAQRFGLLNKGDLAPGYDADIVLFDPAETFTVRAADSPSGQGYTPFEGQTLTGRVKYTYLRGIPVYSEGKISGSPRGQYMHRPTRMPITVEGT, encoded by the coding sequence ATGACCGAGCCGCTCTACCGTTACGACCTGCTGATCAAAAATGCCCGTGTCGTCCGTCCGCGCCAGACGAGCGTTGAACACGCCGATATAGGGATCAAAAATGGGATCATTCACACGATTGCCCCACAGATCACCCCCACCGAGGCACGGAATGTTCATGATGCAAAGGGATGGCTTGCCTTCCCCGGCTTGGTCGATGCTCACATGCATGTGGGGATTTACACCCTGCTGGAAAAAGACGCCACCACCGAGAGCAAAGCGGCGGCGATGGGCGGTGTCACGAGCGCCATCACCTACTTCCGCACCGGTCAGTATTACCTGAACAAAGCCGGCTTGTATGCCAATTTTTACCCAGAGGTGCTGGGCATGAGCGAGGGACGCTATTATGTCGATTACGCCTACCACCTCGCCCCTATCAGCCGCGACCACATTGGCGAGATGGAATACCTTGCCGTTCATTTAGGCGTGCCATCTTTCAAGATTTTCATGTTTTACGGTGGCTATGGGCTGCACGGACGCTCCGATGCGCAGCAAAGTTTCCTCATGATTGGGGAGGACGAACGCTACAATTTTGCCCATTTCGAGTTTATCCTGCGCGAGGCGGGGCGGCTAATTCAGGCATATCCGGCGATTGCCCCCTACATCAGCGTCAGCCTTCACTGCGAGGTTGCCGATATTCTGAACGCCTACACCCAGATCGTCCAAAAGGAAGGCAAACTGAGCGGGCTGCCCGCCTACAGCGCCGCCCGTCCGCCCCATTCGGAGGCGCTGGCGATCTGGATCGCCGCCTATCTTGCCTACGAGACGAACTGTTTAAACATCAACCTGCTGCACCTTAGCTCACGCAAGGCGGTAGAGGCGGCGCGGATGATGGCAGCGCTGTTCCCCCATATTCAATTCCGGCGGGAAACGACCATCGGGCATTTGCTGTTAGATATCGACAACGCCGACATAAAGGCGAAGGTGAACCCGCCCATCCGCCCCCGCGATGATGTCGAATTTTTGTGGAGGGCGCTGCTTGATGGTGGGATCGATTGGGTCGTCAGCGATCACGCCTGCTGTTCGGCAGAACTTAAGACGAACCCCGACGCACCAGCCGATATTTGGCTGGCGAAATCCGGCTTCGGCGGGACGGAATACCTTCTTTCTGGTTTGCACAGCGAAGGCATCAAGCGCGGGCTGAGCCTGAACCGTATGGCGGAACTCGTCAGTTGGACGCCCGCCCAACGTTTCGGCTTGCTGAACAAGGGCGACCTCGCCCCGGGCTACGACGCCGATATTGTTCTCTTCGATCCAGCCGAAACCTTCACCGTGCGGGCAGCCGATTCCCCTTCTGGTCAGGGCTACACCCCCTTCGAGGGGCAGACACTCACCGGACGGGTGAAATACACCTACCTGCGGGGAATTCCGGTTTACAGCGAGGGGAAGATCAGCGGCTCACCACGCGGTCAGTACATGCACCGCCCGACGCGGATGCCGATCACCGTAGAAGGCACATAA
- a CDS encoding ATP-binding cassette domain-containing protein: MRIDLEGITKTFGAVRANDRISLSFQGGRLYAVLGENGAGKSTLMKILSGYQAPEGGTIRLEGKDARFRSPADALSAGVGMLHQDVLDVPNLTALENFILGTPGGVRLNRETARKTLAEGCARLGFSLDPDAYLERLTIGERQQLEIVRLLARGARVLILDEPTTGISADQKATLFAALRRLAHDQGITVILVSHKLEDVEALCDHAFVLRGGRLVGECKQPFRAAELVALMFEAGAALPERKPAQKGGVVFEAAAITIPARRLTVHNLSLSVHAGEVIGLAGLDGSGQREFLRTCAGLERISGGRFTLKGMEITPLRYHDRARRGIAYAPAGRLEEGLVGGLTIADHIALTHPAAGLWVNWAAMRTDAAAQIARYNIKGRPESPVHSLSGGNQQRTLIALLPEPLTLLLLEDPTRGLDVESSAWVWTQLLARREQGTAIIFLSPDLDEVIAHSDRVLVFYGGETTLLGEGITTQRLGYLIGGKNPDAPEASERGEKGRVNG; encoded by the coding sequence ATGCGTATAGACCTTGAAGGAATCACAAAAACCTTTGGCGCGGTGCGTGCCAATGATCGGATCAGCCTCTCCTTTCAAGGGGGGCGCTTGTACGCCGTCCTCGGTGAGAACGGTGCGGGGAAAAGCACCCTGATGAAAATCCTCTCTGGCTACCAAGCGCCAGAGGGGGGAACGATCCGCCTAGAGGGGAAGGATGCCCGCTTTCGCTCCCCCGCCGATGCCCTTAGTGCGGGTGTAGGGATGCTCCATCAGGATGTGTTGGATGTGCCAAACCTGACCGCCCTCGAAAACTTTATCCTCGGCACACCGGGGGGGGTACGCCTAAACCGCGAGACAGCGCGAAAAACGCTCGCTGAGGGCTGCGCCCGACTGGGTTTTTCCCTGGATCCCGATGCCTACCTTGAGCGGCTGACAATAGGCGAACGGCAGCAGTTGGAGATCGTCCGCCTCTTGGCGCGCGGGGCGCGGGTGTTGATTTTGGACGAGCCGACGACGGGCATTTCCGCCGATCAAAAAGCGACTCTTTTTGCTGCCCTGCGGCGGCTGGCACATGATCAGGGTATCACGGTGATCCTCGTCTCCCATAAACTGGAGGATGTGGAGGCGCTTTGCGACCACGCTTTTGTGCTGCGTGGGGGGCGGCTGGTTGGGGAATGCAAGCAGCCCTTCCGGGCGGCGGAGCTTGTAGCGCTCATGTTTGAGGCGGGCGCCGCCCTTCCCGAACGAAAGCCCGCCCAGAAAGGAGGAGTTGTTTTTGAGGCGGCGGCAATCACGATTCCCGCCCGCCGCTTAACCGTCCACAACCTGAGCCTGAGCGTTCACGCCGGAGAGGTGATTGGGCTGGCAGGCTTGGACGGCAGCGGGCAGCGCGAATTTCTGCGTACTTGTGCCGGTTTGGAGCGAATCAGCGGGGGGCGCTTCACCCTGAAAGGGATGGAGATCACCCCGCTGCGCTACCATGATCGCGCCCGTCGAGGGATTGCCTATGCCCCCGCCGGACGCCTCGAAGAAGGGTTGGTGGGTGGGCTGACCATTGCCGATCACATTGCTCTGACGCACCCCGCCGCTGGACTGTGGGTGAATTGGGCGGCGATGCGCACCGATGCCGCCGCGCAGATCGCCCGTTACAACATCAAGGGACGCCCGGAAAGTCCTGTCCACAGCCTTTCGGGGGGCAACCAGCAGCGAACGTTGATCGCGCTGCTGCCTGAACCGTTAACCCTTTTGCTGCTGGAAGACCCCACACGCGGCTTGGATGTGGAGAGCAGCGCGTGGGTCTGGACACAACTTCTTGCCCGCCGGGAGCAAGGGACGGCAATTATCTTTCTTTCGCCCGATTTGGATGAGGTTATTGCCCATAGTGATCGTGTCCTTGTCTTTTATGGCGGGGAGACGACCCTTCTAGGGGAGGGAATCACAACACAGCGTTTGGGCTACTTGATTGGCGGGAAAAACCCCGATGCGCCGGAAGCCTCGGAGCGTGGCGAAAAGGGACGGGTCAACGGATGA
- a CDS encoding ABC transporter permease: MNDSLLVAQLAVIVAGGAPLVLAAVGETFSERAGIVNLSLDGSLMLAALAAFVFARGTNSLVVGAVAGMMVGMVAALIVAFASIELRQSQVAVGFVLALLCKDMAIFFGASHRSEAGLSIPYLTIPVLSDIPFLGGVFFRQNIFAYLSFLAVFAAWVWIYRTKAGLALRAVGERPETAFARGTAVNRARYLYAALGGLLVGLGGAAYTLSVTTTWLESQIAGNGWIALAIVIFGGWHPLRVALGVYLVAALRGVVTGLQGQIGRSVLELLNALPWVLMLLTLVAVSRSEWLVGILPARLQPMMRSLLRARPPTALGTRFEQEG, encoded by the coding sequence ATGAATGATTCGCTCTTGGTTGCCCAACTGGCGGTGATTGTCGCTGGCGGAGCGCCGCTTGTGTTGGCGGCGGTGGGGGAAACGTTTTCAGAGCGGGCGGGAATCGTAAACCTCTCGCTGGATGGGTCGCTCATGCTGGCGGCATTGGCGGCGTTCGTCTTTGCGCGGGGGACGAACAGCCTAGTGGTGGGGGCAGTCGCCGGAATGATGGTGGGGATGGTCGCCGCGCTGATCGTCGCCTTCGCCAGCATCGAACTACGGCAGAGTCAGGTGGCGGTGGGGTTTGTCCTCGCCTTGTTGTGCAAAGACATGGCGATCTTTTTCGGGGCAAGCCATCGCAGCGAGGCGGGGTTATCCATCCCCTACCTGACAATCCCCGTGTTGAGTGATATTCCCTTCCTTGGCGGGGTATTTTTTCGTCAAAATATATTTGCCTATCTCAGCTTTCTGGCGGTGTTTGCCGCATGGGTATGGATTTACCGCACAAAAGCAGGGTTGGCGCTGCGGGCGGTGGGCGAACGTCCCGAAACCGCTTTTGCACGGGGAACGGCAGTAAACCGCGCCCGCTACCTGTATGCCGCGCTTGGGGGGCTGCTCGTTGGCTTAGGGGGAGCGGCGTACACCCTAAGCGTGACGACGACATGGTTGGAATCACAGATCGCTGGAAATGGGTGGATCGCCCTTGCCATCGTCATTTTTGGGGGGTGGCATCCGCTGCGGGTGGCGTTGGGGGTCTATTTAGTCGCCGCGCTGCGCGGCGTTGTCACCGGCTTGCAGGGGCAAATCGGGCGGAGTGTGTTGGAACTGCTCAACGCGCTTCCCTGGGTGCTGATGCTCCTGACGCTCGTCGCCGTGAGCCGTTCCGAATGGTTGGTGGGCATCCTTCCGGCACGGTTACAACCGATGATGCGCAGTCTGCTCCGCGCCCGCCCGCCCACCGCGTTGGGGACGCGCTTTGAACAAGAGGGGTAA
- a CDS encoding CoA transferase — MLAKCERAEILFAPVTRPEELLDDPHLNAAGALVNIMLSPGIPVSADGAMPALRLQPPGVGQHTRDILTETGCEADQIAAWEAAGVIRAG, encoded by the coding sequence CTGCTGGCAAAGTGCGAACGAGCGGAAATTCTCTTTGCCCCTGTCACCCGCCCTGAAGAGTTGCTAGACGATCCGCATCTGAACGCAGCGGGGGCGTTGGTGAATATTATGCTCTCGCCGGGCATTCCCGTCAGCGCCGATGGGGCAATGCCCGCTCTGCGCCTTCAGCCGCCGGGTGTTGGGCAGCACACGCGGGACATCCTCACTGAAACGGGCTGCGAGGCGGATCAGATTGCGGCATGGGAAGCGGCGGGTGTTATTCGGGCAGGGTGA
- a CDS encoding aromatic ring-hydroxylating dioxygenase subunit alpha yields MLKNFWYALCLSREVAAKPIRVTALGNELVIYRTSKGEPRVMSDLCVHRGGALSDGWTKGDCIVCPYHGWEYQDDGACVRIPANLEGVAIPKKARVDAYPTREKYGFIWAFLGDLPENERPPMVEFPEFDDPKYKPLWGDYWWDVHYTRAVENGMDIAHAPFVHAGSFGNPDEPEVENYEVEETILGGDATVNLNPPPARGIYSKLRGGKERPPVRTTGGFRMPNITRLQVRLPFGDFVLYTCHLPVDDNKTRSIWLQLRSFFTKNFFDKDSMRRVIKIFNEDRRTVTEQRPELLPYDLAAELHVRADTIQISYRKLRNKYLDMGWGIDTHRIQSEYANVKAVVIPSPARREIPELAKAWVMKEVPVRNTKHGKDRNGGSGLNTAPTNGLSEIDAINATEEA; encoded by the coding sequence ATGTTGAAGAATTTCTGGTATGCGTTATGTCTGAGTAGGGAAGTCGCCGCAAAACCCATCCGCGTCACGGCACTTGGCAATGAACTGGTCATTTACCGCACCAGCAAGGGCGAACCCCGCGTGATGAGCGATCTCTGCGTCCATCGCGGCGGCGCTCTGAGCGATGGCTGGACAAAAGGCGATTGCATCGTCTGCCCTTACCATGGCTGGGAATATCAAGACGATGGGGCGTGTGTCCGTATTCCGGCAAACTTAGAAGGGGTGGCTATCCCCAAAAAGGCGCGGGTCGATGCCTACCCCACCCGCGAAAAATATGGCTTCATCTGGGCGTTCCTCGGTGATCTCCCCGAAAACGAACGCCCCCCGATGGTCGAATTCCCCGAATTTGACGACCCCAAGTACAAGCCGCTGTGGGGCGATTACTGGTGGGATGTCCATTACACACGCGCTGTCGAAAACGGGATGGACATTGCCCATGCGCCGTTCGTCCATGCTGGCTCGTTTGGCAACCCCGACGAACCAGAGGTGGAAAACTACGAGGTGGAAGAAACTATTCTTGGCGGCGATGCCACTGTCAACCTAAATCCCCCACCGGCGCGGGGCATTTATAGCAAGCTGCGCGGCGGCAAGGAACGCCCCCCTGTCCGCACAACGGGCGGTTTTCGGATGCCCAACATCACCCGCTTGCAAGTGCGCCTCCCCTTTGGCGATTTTGTCCTCTACACCTGCCACCTGCCCGTTGACGACAACAAAACCCGGAGCATCTGGCTGCAACTGCGCAGTTTCTTCACGAAGAACTTCTTCGATAAAGATTCGATGCGCCGCGTGATCAAAATCTTCAACGAAGATCGCCGCACCGTCACCGAACAGCGCCCCGAACTGCTGCCCTACGACCTTGCCGCTGAACTGCACGTTCGGGCGGATACGATTCAAATCAGCTATCGCAAGCTGCGCAACAAATACCTTGATATGGGCTGGGGAATCGACACCCACCGCATTCAATCGGAGTATGCTAACGTGAAGGCAGTTGTCATTCCCTCCCCCGCCCGTCGGGAAATTCCCGAACTGGCGAAGGCGTGGGTGATGAAGGAAGTCCCCGTGAGGAACACCAAACATGGCAAAGATCGAAACGGCGGTAGTGGACTAAACACCGCTCCCACAAACGGACTCTCTGAGATTGACGCCATTAATGCGACGGAGGAAGCATGA
- a CDS encoding prepilin peptidase: MIMIIPALFAALIGILVGAFLNALADDLPHSNQIRRPHYPDGAPRPLRAWVALAAFLSGAQTSPDGARLSWRQPLTELVTAALFLVITLDGANAEQPARALWLMILSAFLVLITVIDLEHRIILVLVIALASAVALIGAWVLLPWARVPFNDHLLGGALGFGVFLLLYLGGVGFSAVMASVRGELLEEVAFGYGDVLLAMLSGFILGWQALIFAATIAVFLGGAGAILYMAARLVLRGRYEAFTALPYGQYIVIGTLIMMLWRTPVIQVLQGG; encoded by the coding sequence ATGATCATGATTATCCCTGCCCTTTTTGCTGCCCTGATTGGAATTCTGGTTGGGGCGTTCCTCAACGCCCTTGCCGATGATCTCCCCCACTCAAACCAGATTCGTCGCCCCCATTACCCCGATGGCGCACCGCGCCCTCTCCGCGCCTGGGTCGCCCTTGCCGCCTTCCTCAGCGGCGCTCAGACCTCCCCCGATGGGGCGCGGCTCTCATGGCGACAACCCCTTACCGAACTCGTCACGGCGGCGCTCTTTTTGGTCATTACCCTTGACGGGGCAAATGCCGAACAGCCCGCCCGCGCCCTTTGGTTGATGATCCTCAGCGCATTCTTGGTTTTGATCACCGTGATTGATCTTGAACACCGGATAATTCTCGTCTTGGTCATTGCCCTCGCTAGTGCCGTCGCGCTCATTGGGGCGTGGGTGCTGCTCCCCTGGGCGCGTGTCCCTTTCAACGATCATCTTCTCGGCGGGGCGCTTGGCTTTGGCGTCTTTCTTCTCCTCTATCTTGGCGGCGTGGGCTTCAGCGCGGTGATGGCAAGCGTGCGCGGCGAGCTGCTGGAGGAAGTGGCGTTTGGCTATGGGGATGTTCTCTTGGCAATGTTGAGCGGCTTCATCCTCGGTTGGCAAGCGCTCATTTTCGCCGCTACGATTGCTGTTTTTCTGGGCGGGGCAGGCGCGATTCTTTACATGGCGGCACGGCTTGTCCTTCGCGGGCGCTACGAGGCATTCACCGCCCTCCCCTATGGGCAGTACATCGTCATTGGCACACTGATCATGATGCTCTGGCGAACGCCCGTTATTCAGGTGTTGCAAGGCGGATGA
- a CDS encoding acyl-CoA/acyl-ACP dehydrogenase, translated as MSSEHSPALTGARLVEGLTDAERARLDRVESILPALRQAAPEADRIGEFHRPHIATLSAAGLLGLIVPEQYGGLGGGLRDLAAACYAMGTACPSTALAYFFHCSTASRGLLGLKAREAGLYNAEDGETVRRFAEMLLDKMGRRGMWLANFASESTKTAKSAITITTTASPAEGGWVLNGTKSFGCATGVADEYLVTAGLAGDPTANGLALFFVPREAAGVIIRATWDSIGMRATANHGIVMENVFVPADQALAIPGAFITMMKMSRGSFVGNQLAATAIYVGAAQAVYDEALSYLTKVTFADTGRPIAESPFHQQLIGEMTADLENAHLWMRRQLELETSEPPILGKDRVVQQWRLAKGSACEYAFAVGVAALKACGTSNTNNAGVIARGLRDLSMGLVQAFPAERGRLMVAEAVVKDSMQADFSIVGGKG; from the coding sequence ATGAGTTCTGAACATTCCCCCGCATTAACAGGGGCGCGGCTCGTAGAAGGCTTGACCGACGCCGAACGCGCCCGCTTGGATCGGGTGGAGTCGATCCTTCCCGCCCTGCGCCAAGCCGCCCCAGAAGCAGACCGCATAGGCGAATTTCACCGCCCGCATATTGCCACACTCAGCGCGGCGGGCTTGCTCGGTTTGATCGTCCCCGAACAGTATGGCGGGTTGGGCGGCGGGCTGCGCGATCTGGCAGCGGCGTGCTATGCCATGGGAACGGCGTGTCCCTCCACCGCCCTCGCCTATTTTTTCCATTGCAGCACCGCATCGCGGGGGCTGCTTGGCTTGAAGGCGCGGGAGGCGGGACTCTACAACGCTGAGGATGGCGAAACCGTCCGCCGCTTTGCCGAGATGCTGCTAGACAAGATGGGCAGGCGGGGGATGTGGCTGGCGAACTTCGCCAGTGAAAGCACCAAGACCGCCAAGAGCGCGATCACGATCACGACGACGGCTAGCCCTGCCGAGGGTGGGTGGGTGTTGAATGGGACAAAATCGTTTGGCTGCGCGACGGGTGTTGCCGATGAATACCTTGTCACGGCGGGCTTAGCCGGCGACCCCACCGCCAACGGACTGGCGTTGTTCTTCGTCCCCCGCGAGGCGGCGGGCGTCATCATCCGCGCCACATGGGATTCCATCGGGATGCGGGCGACGGCAAATCACGGCATTGTGATGGAAAACGTGTTCGTCCCCGCCGATCAAGCGCTGGCGATTCCCGGCGCGTTCATTACGATGATGAAGATGAGTCGCGGTTCGTTCGTCGGAAATCAATTGGCGGCGACGGCGATCTATGTCGGGGCGGCACAGGCGGTTTATGATGAGGCGCTCAGCTACCTGACGAAAGTTACCTTTGCCGATACCGGGCGTCCGATTGCCGAAAGCCCCTTTCACCAGCAGTTGATTGGGGAGATGACCGCCGATCTGGAAAATGCCCACCTCTGGATGCGCCGCCAACTGGAACTGGAGACGAGCGAACCGCCTATCTTGGGCAAAGATCGCGTCGTTCAGCAGTGGCGGCTGGCAAAGGGTTCAGCCTGTGAGTACGCCTTTGCGGTGGGCGTCGCCGCGTTGAAGGCGTGTGGCACATCGAATACAAACAATGCGGGAGTTATTGCACGGGGGCTGCGCGATCTCTCGATGGGCTTGGTACAGGCATTTCCGGCGGAACGCGGGCGGCTCATGGTTGCCGAGGCGGTGGTGAAGGATTCGATGCAGGCAGATTTCAGCATCGTCGGTGGGAAGGGGTAA
- a CDS encoding AhpC/TSA family protein: protein MMTTPRLTVGDAAPELTVLTTAGEMVNVSTHWKEGITLLTFLRHFGCLFCREWLSMLGKAEGEITAAGLQVVAIGLGEPKHAERYCGKLAPQATCLTDSTNGSHFSYGIGRATVGAFVNPALIRAGVRATGGKHFPGTPTGDVALLPATFLVDREGIIRYAYYSEHAGDHPVLADLLAAGAALRQPA, encoded by the coding sequence ATGATGACCACCCCACGCCTGACGGTTGGCGATGCCGCTCCCGAATTGACTGTGTTAACCACTGCCGGAGAGATGGTGAATGTCTCTACCCATTGGAAAGAGGGAATCACCCTCCTCACCTTTCTGCGCCATTTTGGATGTTTGTTCTGCCGCGAATGGCTTTCCATGTTAGGGAAAGCGGAGGGTGAGATCACGGCGGCGGGTTTGCAGGTCGTTGCTATCGGTTTGGGCGAACCCAAACATGCGGAGCGCTACTGCGGGAAACTTGCCCCGCAGGCGACATGCCTGACGGATAGCACAAACGGCTCACATTTCAGCTATGGGATTGGACGGGCAACGGTGGGTGCTTTCGTGAATCCCGCCCTCATCCGCGCTGGTGTGCGTGCCACAGGGGGAAAACACTTCCCGGGCACGCCAACGGGCGATGTGGCGCTCTTACCCGCCACCTTCCTCGTAGATCGGGAGGGGATCATCCGCTATGCCTATTACAGCGAACACGCGGGCGATCACCCCGTCCTTGCCGATCTCTTGGCGGCAGGGGCGGCACTGCGGCAGCCCGCCTAA